Proteins encoded by one window of Cucurbita pepo subsp. pepo cultivar mu-cu-16 chromosome LG14, ASM280686v2, whole genome shotgun sequence:
- the LOC111810234 gene encoding receptor-like cytosolic serine/threonine-protein kinase RBK1 isoform X2 produces the protein MTVPGKEMEEMGGEGGMKIKGVEGYPCDENSPRGVFEIPIMGTDSDQSESSSGGGGDGDAGGSPTAAEKALIPAALLQEIGGIPWRTMIGSIKKKTIWRFSTFPLLAAGYELSRKNFKRKLARIRSADEGITSDDIPFCKPSWRNYGFSELAIATNNFSPENLLGKGGQAEVYKGCFADGQVVAVKRLMKKEKENEERTADFLSELGIIAHINHPNAARLLGFGIDGGLYLVLEFVPYGSFASSLFGAESLPWKIRFKVAVGVAEGLNYLHRECPRRIIHRDIKASNILLDENYEPLISDFGLAKWLPENWAHHVVFPIEGTFGYLAPEYFMHGIVDEKTDVFAYGVLLLELITGRHAVDSSRQSLVIWAKPLLDSSSFKELTDPKLGDDYDQTEMKRTMLAASMCINHTSSLRPHMNRVVQLLKGEDGPVDQLKQKSLNGDRSLLLEACDLEDYTINSTYLKDLTRHRELALG, from the exons ATGACTGTCCCAG GgaaggaaatggaagaaatgggAGGAGAAGGGGGAATGAAAATTAAGGGCGTGGAGGGATATCCGTGCGATGAAAACTCGCCTAGGGGTGTGTTTGAGATTCCGATTATGGGGACGGATTCGGACCAGAGCGAGAGCAgcagcggcggcggtggcgacGGTGACGCTGGGGGGAGTCCGACAGCGGCGGAGAAAGCGCTAATACCGGCGGCTCTTCTCCAAGAGATCGGTGGAATTCCATGGAGGACGATGATTGGGtccataaagaaaaaaacgatTTGGAGATTCTCGACGTTTCCTTTACTGGCTGCGGGCTACGAGCTTTCGCGGAAGAATTTCAAGAGGAAATTGGCTCGGATTCGAAGCGCCGATGAAGGGATCACCAGCGATGATATTCCGTTTTGCAAACCTTCATGGAGGAACTATGGGTTCTCCGAGCTCGCCATCGCTACCAACAATTTCAGCCCTG AAAACTTGCTGGGAAAAGGAGGGCAAGCAGAAGTTTACAAAGGTTGTTTCGCCGATGGCCAAGTCGTGGCGGTTAAGAGACTCAtgaaaaaggagaaggaaaacGAGGAAAGAACTGCTGATTTTTTATCGGAACTTGGAATTATCGCCCATATAAACCACCCGAATGCTGCACGATTGCTCGGGTTTGGAATTGATGGTGGCCTCTATCTTGTCCTTGAATTCGTTCCTTATGGCAGCTTTGCCTCGTCCCTTTTCG GTGCGGAATCTCTGCCATGGAAGATAAGATTCAAGGTGGCTGTTGGTGTAGCAGAAGGACTGAACTATCTGCATCGTGAATGTCCTAGACGCATCATTCACAGAGATATCAAAGCCTCAAACATTTTGCTCGACGAAAACTACGAACCACTG ATCTCTGATTTTGGATTAGCGAAGTGGCTGCCCGAAAATTGGGCTCACCATGTCGTCTTCCCCATCGAGGGAACATTCGG ATATTTGGCGCCAGAGTACTTTATGCATGGAATTGTGGATGAGAAGACTGATGTTTTCGCTTATGGCGTTTTGTTGCTTGAGCTCATAACTGGGCGCCATGCAGTTGATTCGAGTCGACAAAGCCTCGTGATTTGG GCAAAACCATTACTTGATAGCAGCAGCTTCAAGGAATTAACAGATCCAAAGCTAGGAGACGACTACGATCAAACCGAGATGAAACGAACGATGTTAGCAGCTTCAATGTGCATTAACCATACGTCGTCACTGCGTCCACATATGAACCGG GTAGTGCAGCTGCTGAAGGGAGAAGATGGACCAGTAGATCAACTAAAACAGAAGTCGTTGAATGGGGATCGGTCGCTCCTTTTGGAAGCCTGCGACCTCGAAGATTACACAATTAACTCGACCTACCTCAAGGACCTTACTCGTCACAGGGAGCTGGCTTTGGGGTGA
- the LOC111810234 gene encoding receptor-like cytosolic serine/threonine-protein kinase RBK1 isoform X1 yields MTVPVEIKNQLEKFLEMEMEMEMELGKEMEEMGGEGGMKIKGVEGYPCDENSPRGVFEIPIMGTDSDQSESSSGGGGDGDAGGSPTAAEKALIPAALLQEIGGIPWRTMIGSIKKKTIWRFSTFPLLAAGYELSRKNFKRKLARIRSADEGITSDDIPFCKPSWRNYGFSELAIATNNFSPENLLGKGGQAEVYKGCFADGQVVAVKRLMKKEKENEERTADFLSELGIIAHINHPNAARLLGFGIDGGLYLVLEFVPYGSFASSLFGAESLPWKIRFKVAVGVAEGLNYLHRECPRRIIHRDIKASNILLDENYEPLISDFGLAKWLPENWAHHVVFPIEGTFGYLAPEYFMHGIVDEKTDVFAYGVLLLELITGRHAVDSSRQSLVIWAKPLLDSSSFKELTDPKLGDDYDQTEMKRTMLAASMCINHTSSLRPHMNRVVQLLKGEDGPVDQLKQKSLNGDRSLLLEACDLEDYTINSTYLKDLTRHRELALG; encoded by the exons ATGACTGTCCCAG TGGAGATTAAAAATCAACTAGAGAAATTTctagaaatggaaatggaaatggaaatggaactTG GgaaggaaatggaagaaatgggAGGAGAAGGGGGAATGAAAATTAAGGGCGTGGAGGGATATCCGTGCGATGAAAACTCGCCTAGGGGTGTGTTTGAGATTCCGATTATGGGGACGGATTCGGACCAGAGCGAGAGCAgcagcggcggcggtggcgacGGTGACGCTGGGGGGAGTCCGACAGCGGCGGAGAAAGCGCTAATACCGGCGGCTCTTCTCCAAGAGATCGGTGGAATTCCATGGAGGACGATGATTGGGtccataaagaaaaaaacgatTTGGAGATTCTCGACGTTTCCTTTACTGGCTGCGGGCTACGAGCTTTCGCGGAAGAATTTCAAGAGGAAATTGGCTCGGATTCGAAGCGCCGATGAAGGGATCACCAGCGATGATATTCCGTTTTGCAAACCTTCATGGAGGAACTATGGGTTCTCCGAGCTCGCCATCGCTACCAACAATTTCAGCCCTG AAAACTTGCTGGGAAAAGGAGGGCAAGCAGAAGTTTACAAAGGTTGTTTCGCCGATGGCCAAGTCGTGGCGGTTAAGAGACTCAtgaaaaaggagaaggaaaacGAGGAAAGAACTGCTGATTTTTTATCGGAACTTGGAATTATCGCCCATATAAACCACCCGAATGCTGCACGATTGCTCGGGTTTGGAATTGATGGTGGCCTCTATCTTGTCCTTGAATTCGTTCCTTATGGCAGCTTTGCCTCGTCCCTTTTCG GTGCGGAATCTCTGCCATGGAAGATAAGATTCAAGGTGGCTGTTGGTGTAGCAGAAGGACTGAACTATCTGCATCGTGAATGTCCTAGACGCATCATTCACAGAGATATCAAAGCCTCAAACATTTTGCTCGACGAAAACTACGAACCACTG ATCTCTGATTTTGGATTAGCGAAGTGGCTGCCCGAAAATTGGGCTCACCATGTCGTCTTCCCCATCGAGGGAACATTCGG ATATTTGGCGCCAGAGTACTTTATGCATGGAATTGTGGATGAGAAGACTGATGTTTTCGCTTATGGCGTTTTGTTGCTTGAGCTCATAACTGGGCGCCATGCAGTTGATTCGAGTCGACAAAGCCTCGTGATTTGG GCAAAACCATTACTTGATAGCAGCAGCTTCAAGGAATTAACAGATCCAAAGCTAGGAGACGACTACGATCAAACCGAGATGAAACGAACGATGTTAGCAGCTTCAATGTGCATTAACCATACGTCGTCACTGCGTCCACATATGAACCGG GTAGTGCAGCTGCTGAAGGGAGAAGATGGACCAGTAGATCAACTAAAACAGAAGTCGTTGAATGGGGATCGGTCGCTCCTTTTGGAAGCCTGCGACCTCGAAGATTACACAATTAACTCGACCTACCTCAAGGACCTTACTCGTCACAGGGAGCTGGCTTTGGGGTGA